A region from the Cryptosporangium arvum DSM 44712 genome encodes:
- a CDS encoding sensor histidine kinase, giving the protein MSLDRYRGPLSDVVMTVAGVLTVLFVGYHSVRPATMALSVVCALPLLARRRYPVPALLAAIVIGVSVIAVGRPPDGFFVVAGMFTYSAAVWSAHRRPWSYALLVWGSMMVAGSVVYTTDWWTTDQLTTFSFVFGGAAIGDSIRMRRAYVAEVTERARQAELNREEEARRRVIDERLRIARELHDVVAHHITVISVHAGAAGHALRDEPDRVWPVLEHIRTAADTVLEEIKSVVSVLRDPDEISSTEPAPGLDRLPELLAGLRTAGLGVRFHEHGTARPLPAIVSLAAYRIVQEALTNAHRHGEGEATLEVGYRADTVSIEVTSRMARPDERRSGSGLGLIGMRERAEAADGTITIGPLADGRYRVRAELPAGRVLEGMT; this is encoded by the coding sequence ATGTCCCTCGACCGGTACCGCGGCCCGCTCAGCGACGTCGTGATGACGGTGGCGGGCGTGCTGACCGTGCTGTTCGTCGGGTACCACTCGGTGCGACCGGCGACGATGGCGCTCTCCGTGGTCTGCGCCCTCCCGCTCCTGGCCCGGCGCCGCTACCCGGTGCCCGCGCTGCTGGCCGCGATCGTGATCGGCGTCTCGGTGATCGCGGTGGGGCGTCCCCCGGACGGGTTCTTCGTCGTCGCGGGGATGTTCACGTACTCGGCCGCGGTGTGGAGCGCGCACCGGCGTCCGTGGAGCTACGCGCTACTGGTCTGGGGTTCGATGATGGTGGCCGGTTCGGTGGTCTACACCACCGACTGGTGGACGACCGACCAGCTGACCACGTTCTCGTTCGTCTTCGGCGGCGCCGCGATCGGCGACTCGATCCGGATGCGCCGCGCGTACGTCGCCGAGGTCACCGAGCGGGCGCGGCAGGCCGAGCTGAACCGCGAGGAGGAGGCGCGCCGCCGGGTCATCGACGAGCGCCTGCGCATCGCCCGGGAACTGCACGACGTCGTCGCCCACCACATCACGGTGATCAGCGTGCACGCCGGCGCGGCCGGCCACGCGCTCCGCGACGAGCCCGACCGGGTGTGGCCCGTGCTCGAGCACATCCGCACCGCGGCCGACACCGTCCTGGAGGAGATCAAGTCGGTGGTCAGCGTCCTGCGTGACCCGGACGAGATCAGCAGCACCGAACCCGCGCCCGGCCTGGACCGCCTCCCGGAGCTGCTGGCCGGTCTGCGTACCGCGGGGCTCGGCGTCCGCTTCCACGAGCACGGTACGGCCCGGCCGCTGCCGGCCATCGTCAGCCTGGCCGCGTACCGGATCGTGCAGGAGGCGCTGACCAACGCCCACCGGCACGGCGAGGGAGAGGCGACGCTGGAGGTCGGCTACCGCGCCGATACCGTGAGCATCGAGGTCACCAGCCGGATGGCCCGGCCGGACGAACGCCGCTCCGGCTCCGGTCTCGGGCTGATCGGCATGCGGGAGCGGGCCGAGGCCGCCGACGGGACGATCACGATCGGCCCGCTCGCCGACGGCCGCTACCGGGTGCGGGCCGAATTACCGGCCGGCCGCGTTCTCGAAGGGATGACGTGA
- a CDS encoding MMPL family transporter, protein MESVLYRLGRACFRRRRLTLAVWAAVLVVLGVGAATLSGPTDDAVSLPGTESWRALDVVDEEFGESTSARVVFTAPGGAALTGPDRQSAVRAAVAALRDAPQVAEVSDPYQAGTVAPDGRTAYATVTYPGPATDVGADSRAALREAGDTARRAGLDVEYAGEVTETEEASSGTELLGLAVAAVILLVTFRSVVAAGLPLLTAIVGVVAGTLGISIATGFLDLPSNTAALATMLGLAVGIDYALFLLSRYRHELAAGRDGEEAAGRAVGSAGTAVVFAGLTVVIALAALAVVGIPLLAAMGVAAAGTVAVAVVLSLTLLPALFGVAGRRIGPRAGAGGRGERWTRSVVGHRVVASLGCAVVVGLLAVPALDLRTALPDAGSAPAGSTQRAAYDQLAAAFGPGVNGPLLVVVQGADVAAPSARAHRFVAGLEGVVVATPPTANRAGDTAMFSVVPATAPTSDATRDLVHAIRADRAGLSAASGGATLAVTGRTAIDIDVSEKVNRALRPYLAIVLGLAFVLLTVMLRSILIPIKAVLGFLMSVAASFGALVLVFPSPLDSFLPIFLVGVLFGLAMDYEVFLVTRVREEHLRGAPPDDAVVTGTGYSARVVTAAALIMISIFASFVPSDDGIIRTLGFGLAVGVAVDALLIRMTLGPAVLSLFGRAVWWLPQWLARFLPNGGVRHL, encoded by the coding sequence GTGGAGAGCGTGTTGTACCGGCTGGGGCGGGCGTGCTTCCGCCGCCGCCGACTGACTTTGGCCGTCTGGGCCGCCGTGCTCGTCGTGCTCGGCGTCGGCGCGGCCACCCTGTCCGGCCCCACCGACGACGCCGTGTCGCTGCCCGGCACCGAGTCGTGGCGGGCGCTGGACGTCGTCGACGAGGAGTTCGGTGAGAGCACCTCGGCCCGGGTGGTCTTCACCGCGCCCGGCGGCGCGGCGCTGACCGGCCCCGACCGGCAGTCGGCGGTGCGTGCCGCGGTCGCCGCCCTGCGCGACGCGCCCCAGGTCGCGGAGGTCAGCGATCCGTACCAGGCCGGGACGGTGGCCCCGGACGGGCGGACCGCGTACGCCACCGTCACCTACCCCGGGCCCGCCACCGACGTGGGCGCGGACTCCCGGGCCGCGCTCCGCGAGGCCGGCGACACCGCGCGGCGAGCGGGCCTGGACGTCGAGTACGCCGGCGAGGTCACCGAGACCGAGGAGGCGTCGAGCGGCACCGAACTGCTCGGTCTCGCCGTTGCCGCCGTGATCCTGCTCGTCACGTTCCGGTCGGTGGTCGCCGCCGGGCTGCCGCTGCTGACCGCGATCGTCGGCGTCGTCGCCGGCACGCTCGGCATCTCGATCGCCACCGGCTTCCTCGACCTGCCCTCGAACACCGCGGCCCTGGCCACCATGCTGGGCCTGGCCGTCGGAATCGACTACGCGCTGTTCCTGCTCTCGCGCTACCGGCACGAGCTCGCGGCCGGCCGCGACGGCGAGGAGGCCGCCGGCCGGGCGGTGGGGTCGGCCGGTACCGCGGTCGTGTTCGCCGGTCTGACGGTCGTCATCGCGCTCGCCGCGCTCGCCGTGGTGGGCATCCCGCTGCTGGCCGCGATGGGCGTCGCCGCGGCCGGCACGGTCGCCGTCGCGGTCGTGCTCAGCCTGACGTTGCTGCCGGCGCTGTTCGGCGTCGCCGGCCGCCGGATCGGGCCCCGGGCCGGGGCCGGCGGGCGGGGCGAACGGTGGACGCGCTCGGTGGTCGGGCACCGCGTCGTCGCATCGCTGGGCTGCGCCGTCGTGGTCGGGCTCCTCGCGGTACCGGCTCTCGACCTGCGCACGGCGCTGCCCGATGCCGGGAGCGCCCCGGCCGGCTCCACCCAGCGCGCCGCATACGACCAGCTCGCCGCGGCGTTCGGCCCCGGGGTCAACGGGCCGCTGCTCGTCGTGGTCCAGGGCGCCGACGTCGCCGCCCCGAGCGCGCGGGCGCACCGGTTCGTCGCCGGTCTGGAGGGGGTCGTGGTGGCCACGCCGCCCACCGCGAACCGGGCCGGGGACACCGCGATGTTCTCCGTCGTCCCGGCGACCGCGCCGACCAGCGACGCGACCAGGGATCTCGTGCACGCGATCCGGGCCGACCGGGCCGGGCTCAGCGCGGCCTCCGGCGGAGCGACGCTGGCGGTGACCGGCCGGACCGCGATCGACATCGACGTGTCCGAGAAGGTCAACCGGGCGCTCCGGCCGTACCTGGCGATCGTCCTCGGGCTCGCGTTCGTGCTGCTGACCGTGATGCTGCGCAGCATCCTGATCCCGATCAAGGCGGTCCTGGGCTTCCTGATGTCGGTGGCCGCGTCGTTCGGGGCGCTGGTGCTGGTCTTCCCGAGCCCGCTCGACAGCTTCCTCCCGATCTTCCTGGTCGGGGTCCTGTTCGGCCTGGCCATGGATTACGAGGTCTTCCTCGTCACCCGCGTCCGCGAGGAGCACCTGCGCGGCGCCCCGCCGGACGACGCGGTCGTCACCGGGACGGGGTACAGCGCCCGGGTCGTCACCGCCGCCGCCCTGATCATGATCAGCATCTTCGCGAGCTTCGTCCCGTCCGACGACGGCATCATCCGGACGCTGGGCTTCGGCCTCGCGGTCGGCGTCGCGGTCGACGCGCTGCTCATCCGGATGACGCTCGGCCCGGCGGTGTTGTCGCTGTTCGGCCGGGCGGTGTGGTGGCTGCCGCAGTGGTTGGCGAGGTTCCTGCCGAACGGTGGTGTTCGCCACCTATAG